In Kazachstania africana CBS 2517 chromosome 4, complete genome, the following are encoded in one genomic region:
- the KAFR0D04530 gene encoding uncharacterized protein (similar to Saccharomyces cerevisiae PRO1 (YDR300C) and YHR033W; ancestral locus Anc_5.318): protein MDTTKSHTIVIKLGSSSLVDSETHEPRLSIMSKLVETVMSLTRMGHKVVIVSSGGIAMGLNVMNLQERPTSISEIQAIAAIGQGRLIGRWDMIFHEYEMDIAQILLTRNDILDWKQFKNAKNTILELLNMGVVPIVNENDTLSITEIEFGDNDTLSGVTAALIEADYLFLLTDVDCLYTDDPRSDPDAKPIFTIKNLHLESKGLLQNVNVSHGSGSKIGTGGMRTKLIAANLATHAGVNTVVMKSTNPSNIIKVIDYIENCSGEFPEDSTIELDKLQKLDVPLHTKFIAREQEDRLEDRQFWLLHGLVTKGSIIIDKTTYENLLSEEKESSNDFTIAASASSSSSSSSSVSSVGEHLNGLPAQSIIDVEDNFHELDCVNLKVGKRLSNGKLDPNYPLKTVGRVRCNYSSMELNKLKDAKEEKDIVDILGYAKPSETDLFNSHNAHHTDFIDEDSNYIASKENLAFTPI from the coding sequence ATGGATACCACTAAATCACATACCATTGTTATCAAATTGGGCTCATCGTCTTTAGTAGACTCAGAAACCCATGAACCCAGACTTTCTATAATGTCTAAACTAGTGGAGACTGTCATGTCATTAACAAGGATGGGACATAAAGTGGTGATTGTATCTTCGGGGGGCATTGCCATGGGTCTTAATGTCATGAACTTACAGGAAAGGCCCACTTCCATTTCCGAAATTCAAGCGATTGCTGCTATAGGACAAGGCAGATTGATAGGTAGATGGGACATGATATTTCATGAATATGAAATGGATATTGCGCAGATTCTATTGACCAGGAATGATATCTTGGATTGGAAACAATTCAAGAATGCGAAAAACACTATATTAGAACTACTCAATATGGGGGTCGTCCCAATTGTTAATGAGAATGATACACTTTCAATCACTGAGATTGAATTTGGTGATAATGACACTCTTAGTGGAGTTACTGCCGCTTTGATCGAGGCTGATTATTTGTTTCTGCTGACGGACGTAGATTGTCTTTATACAGACGATCCAAGAAGTGATCCAGATGCTAAACCAATCTTCACTATAAAAAACTTACATCTGGAGAGTAAAGGTTTGTTGCAAAACGTAAACGTTTCTCATGGGTCCGGAAGTAAGATTGGTACTGGCGGAATGAGGACTAAACTTATTGCAGCTAATTTAGCTACACATGCCGGGGTTAATACTGTCGTTATGAAAAGTACTAACccttcaaatattattaaagtTATAgattatattgaaaattgttcaGGTGAATTTCCTGAGGATTCCACGATAGAGTTAGACAAATTACAGAAATTGGATGTACCATTACATACGAAGTTCATTGCTAGAGAACAGGAAGATAGGTTGGAAGATAGACAATTCTGGCTATTACATGGTCTCGTTACGAAAGGTTCTATCATTATAGACAAAACCACTTACGAGAATTTATTATCggaagagaaagaaagttCGAACGATTTTACTATAGCGGCCTCTgcctcttcttcttcatcctcctcttcttctgtcAGTTCTGTAGGTGAACATCTCAATGGGTTGCCAGCCCAAAGTATTATAGACGTTGAGGACAATTTCCATGAACTGGATTGTGTCAACCTTAAAGTTGGTAAAAGATTGTCAAATGGTAAACTGGATCCAAATTATCCTTTAAAGACTGTAGGACGTGTTAGATGTAATTACAGTAGTAtggaattgaataaattaaaggacgctaaagaagaaaaagatataGTAGATATTTTAGGCTATGCTAAACCAAGTGAAACCgatttattca
- the GIC1 gene encoding Gic1p (similar to Saccharomyces cerevisiae GIC2 (YDR309C) and GIC1 (YHR061C); ancestral locus Anc_5.331), translating to MSQRIDLPQMKSIWIAEDEEAEKLYCVQAQQIMGLDSDDEIGITLINSDRPALNNKKNIELPPLKNRSSNVHFLDISIPSTKKMGKKKSFMKLFRSNQSSDKKDRSISTPFDFHHISHAGTPIEEPEEPERMEQLDDDPRQFHVLQKLDSAFVTESISDASSSRRPISGSSSIYTASTTKTDRIMSTSTMATTILERTPSVFNKLKHQNHPSNELSLEYLKDYTFPTILENKPSNDFTRLKTASIPNSLTTPELEECLFSDNFSGKRISVDDILKYYNTSSNSSPYI from the coding sequence ATGTCGCAAAGAATCGATTTACCTCAAATGAAATCCATCTGGATtgctgaagatgaagaagctgaaaaattatactGTGTGCAGGCTCAACAAATCATGGGCTTAGATAGCGACGACGAAATCGGAATAACGTTAATTAATAGTGACAGACCTGCATTgaataataagaaaaacatAGAGCTGCCTCCTTTGAAGAATCGTAGCTCCAATGTTCATTTCTTGGACATATCTATTCCAtctacaaagaaaatgggtaagaaaaaaagttttatGAAGCTTTTCAGATCAAATCAATCATCCGACAAGAAAGATAGATCTATATCTACACCATTCGATTTCCATCATATCTCCCACGCAGGCACCCCAATAGAGGAACCGGAAGAACCAGAAAGAATGGAACAACTTGACGATGATCCCCGTCAATTCCACGTATTACAGAAATTAGACAGTGCATTCGTTACAGAATCAATATCAGATGCATCATCATCAAGACGTCCTATATCTGGAAGTTCATCCATCTATACAGCTTCTACAACAAAAACAGACCGTATAATGTCAACATCGACAATGGCAACTACGATACTGGAGAGAACTCCATCTgtcttcaataaattgaagCATCAAAACCATCCAAGTAACGAACTCTCATTAGAATACTTAAAAGATTATACATTCCCAACAATTCTAGAAAATAAACCATCAAACGACTTTACAAGATTGAAAACCGCGTCTATACCAAATTCCTTAACCACACCTGAACTTGAAGAGTGTCTATTTTCTGACAACTTTTCAGGTAAAAGAATATCTGTTGATGACATTCTAAAATACTACAATACCAGTAGCAATTCTTCGCCGTATATATGA
- the VMA22 gene encoding Vma22p (similar to Saccharomyces cerevisiae VMA22 (YHR060W); ancestral locus Anc_5.330) → MSNEQYIELVGQLSRYNELLDALQLNFNEGFYNLARANFHNKDSLRGKYGKDYYDESYKGQYEIKIDEEVKYEVVKRESLPFQESDDEDEDGNDKVRSRKMKNPEKTIKKTDNYDPILMFGGGISIPASLRNCQKNFKNNLILIIEMINLKNDIDAQLKCIYTQNPL, encoded by the coding sequence ATGTCTAACGAGCAATATATAGAGTTGGTGGGACAACTTTCAAGGTACAATGAATTGCTAGATGCCCTGCAATTGAACTTCAACGAAGGATTTTATAATCTAGCAAGAGcaaattttcataataAAGATAGTTTGAGAGGCAAGTACGGTAAGGATTACTATGATGAGTCCTACAAGGGACAGTATGAGATCAAAATCGATGAAGAAGTGAAGTATGAAGTTGTTAAGAGGGAGTCACTTCCGTTTCAAGAgtcagatgatgaagatgaagatggaAACGACAAGGTTAGATcaagaaagatgaaaaatccaGAAAAGACTATTAAAAAGACAGATAATTATGACCCTATCTTGATGTTTGGGGGAGGAATTTCGATACCAGCAAGTTTAAGAAATTGTCAGAAAAACTTCAAGAATAATCTCATTCTGATCATAGAAATGATTAATCTaaaaaatgacattgaTGCTCAATtaaaatgtatatatacCCAAAACCCTCTAtaa
- the FYV4 gene encoding mitochondrial 37S ribosomal protein mS41 (similar to Saccharomyces cerevisiae FYV4 (YHR059W); ancestral locus Anc_5.325) has protein sequence MLSRRLLSITRTLSHVKQIKPMVPKPTDDIPTVATFLEKIGRDCSEFTEVFEDKWSNLFTWDSAALKEKNIPIRQRRYILSQVEHFRNDSDVREIKRGKKSFFGGERKRKENMAKSKHSG, from the coding sequence ATGCTATCACGTAGGTTACTGAGTATAACGAGGACATTGAGCCATGTAAAACAAATCAAGCCTATGGTTCCAAAACCTACGGATGATATCCCTACAGTTGCTACATTTTTAGAGAAAATTGGTCGAGATTGTAGTGAGTTTACAgaagtttttgaagataagTGGTCCAACCTATTTACATGGGACTCTGCTGCTcttaaagaaaagaacaTTCCAATTAGACAGAGGAGGTATATTCTTTCGCAAGTAGAACACTTTCGTAATGATTCAGATGTAAGAGAAATCAAGAGAGGCAAGAAATCATTCTTTGGTGGTGAGAGAAAgaggaaagaaaatatggCTAAATCGAAGCATTCTGGTTGA
- the MED6 gene encoding mediator complex subunit MED6 (similar to Saccharomyces cerevisiae MED6 (YHR058C); ancestral locus Anc_5.324) has translation MDTPLDELQWKSPEWIQAFGLRTDNVLDYFAESPFFDKTSNNQVIKMQRQFQQEPSQEAGSDDFGHLDAKRREILIKYPVYAMLERELMKLKGIEYVLVQVREPDFWTIRKQNRHSINKTETLQDYYVIGANVYQSPTIFNIVMNRLMTTNYHFNETIKSLYDLTEFKPSQGIQFKKFEADKSSNGTTTESHTVSTSATATATTNATTAQLDNSKNDGSRQLITQEMLDKLMVTSIKSKPEYI, from the coding sequence ATGGATACGCCATTAGACGAGCTACAGTGGAAGTCACCAGAATGGATTCAAGCGTTTGGACTTAGAACGGACAACGTGCTGGATTATTTTGCAGAGTCACCATTTTTCGATAAGACATCGAATAATCAAGTCATCAAGATGCAGAGACAATTTCAACAGGAACCATCTCAGGAAGCCGGTAGTGATGACTTCGGTCATTTGGATGCTAAGAGAAGGGAAATCTTGATTAAATATCCTGTCTATGCCATGCTTGAGAGAGagttaatgaaattgaaaggGATTGAGTATGTTCTCGTGCAAGTGAGGGAACCAGATTTTTGGACAATAAGGAAGCAAAACAGGCATTCTATCAACAAGACAGAAACACTACAGGATTATTACGTGATTGGAGCGAACGTTTACCAATCACCGACGATATTTAATATAGTCATGAACAGATTAATGACTACGAATTATCATTTTAACGAAACTATAAAGAGTCTGTACGACTTGACTGAGTTCAAACCATCACAAGGTattcaattcaagaaattcgAGGCGGACAAGAGCTCTAACGGCACCACCACAGAGAGTCATACAGTAAGCACTTCAGCCACAGCGACAGCAACTACGAATGCTACAACGGCCCAACTTGATAATTCTAAAAACGATGGATCTAGACAGTTGATCACACAAGAAATGCTGGATAAATTGATGGTAACAAGCATCAAATCCAAACcagaatatatatag
- the CPR2 gene encoding peptidylprolyl isomerase CPR2 (similar to Saccharomyces cerevisiae CPR5 (YDR304C) and CPR2 (YHR057C); ancestral locus Anc_5.323) — MKLLSCLLHLITFFTVAMATSGESDSPTITHKVYFDIEHGGKSMGRIVMGLYGDVVPKTVENFYQLTISKDANLGFINSIFHRVIPDFMIQGGDFTHHSGIGGKSIYGNRFPDENFKLKHSKPGMLSMANAGKDTNGSQFFITTVPTPWLDGRHVVFGEILEGMDVVSAIEHVKTDRRDKPLKDVKIVATGELSVDKVARDEL; from the coding sequence ATGAAACTATTGAGCTGTTTATTGCATTTGATCACGTTTTTTACTGTGGCAATGGCCACTTCTGGTGAATCAGATTCTCCAACTATTACCCACAAGGTCTACTTTGATATTGAACATGGTGGCAAGTCTATGGGTCGTATTGTCATGGGTTTATACGGTGACGTTGTTCCAAAAACCGTAGAGAACTTTTACCAATTGACCATTTCCAAGGATGCCAACTTAGGTTTCATTAATTCTATCTTCCACAGAGTCATTCCAGATTTCATGATTCAAGGTGGTGATTTCACTCACCATTCCGGAATCGGTGGTAAATCCATCTACGGTAACCGTTTCCCAGAtgaaaacttcaaattGAAGCATAGCAAACCAGGTATGTTATCCATGGCTAATGCTGGTAAGGACACCAACGGTtctcaattcttcattaCCACTGTTCCAACTCCTTGGTTAGACGGTAGACACGTCGTCTTTGGAGAAATCCTAGAAGGAATGGATGTTGTCAGCGCCATCGAGCACGTTAAGACTGATAGAAGAGACAAACCACTCAAGGACGTCAAGATTGTTGCCACTGGTGAATTATCTGTTGACAAGGTAGCCCGTGATGAATTGTAA
- the RSC30 gene encoding Rsc30p (similar to Saccharomyces cerevisiae RSC3 (YDR303C) and RSC30 (YHR056C); ancestral locus Anc_5.322), with the protein MDAKSRKFRKPPACTQCRKRKIGCDRVRPVCNNCLKGHRYDCTYPDTHGQVFNASLSLGPSTSIKSYTPKKSNEFKFVASSGNISGGINSMTQTRQLRRNPQLNADIVSIEQIGQYNTHLQLLNNKNKMKMSLNDLFHSNDALNDQIKYNDLDYPFYLHNLIDFDIMISNLTQEEVLLKEMEFLKLRYLELKKLQSKRMSQSNMSNSINTNKLESSPTSNVKTDNANTEGKINGAANNETNETGFESEDEDDEDENNFINQLHFSILESRKQEQIETLSLKDRPSALFHKNFLILRDDYLTDFYMQFQLLINSTFSTQIRNDNGRISSPNNGVLLFPNYRIIQSSIHYINENLSSLQPLLPFWQNESDFSADLLIKSNEINVFKISMEQLSKLGILTISLILVKLSIKFSISVNIKTQYGKLLDSLNKINLYQNLIVIKDELLKNLKISNTKDISIVKFLSFWKFFYHVIDTNSISADKVEFDEDIYLSYNNLLPNESEDVEKIKLWNFIFKNYLERNLSVGISPDLVLDNYEEEPKEIFHNLIIKNNDLLNNIDLLKSGLELVKTLHLNTTHNTMISIGEVKSLKKAVRNKFEDKISNNKNDENTINNILISQIYYKISISSNYLLMLQYENDNNLVQFQKSMVEFIKLLETVLINQFINLNNSFGKLNNYEFLFMKRSMDLIELIVTILFALLLRIKALGMLDSSDTNNTDNEAFIRFGKLMLAIFNKVETMIVDYNKVTSNEVINKLLITIRTMQIFIQKKHNNNNSSVITKNGFRNVEPERIEKYISTLKNFSKLLINDEIYETKKPGLDEFNGTTIDNEFGISEQNFKQVYSSFF; encoded by the coding sequence ATGGATGCAAAATCAAGGAAGTTTAGGAAACCCCCTGCATGTACTCAATGTaggaagaggaagattGGCTGTGACAGAGTCAGACCTGTTTGTAACAACTGTTTGAAAGGTCATAGATATGATTGTACCTATCCCGATACACACGGTCAGGTCTTTAACGCGTCCTTGAGTCTGGGTCCTTCAACAAGTATCAAGTCTTATACGCCCAAGAAGTCTAATGAGTTCAAATTTGTTGCTTCTTCTGGTAATATCAGTGGTGGTATTAACTCCATGACCCAGACCCGTCAATTGAGACGTAATCCTCAATTAAACGCAGATATTGTATCAATAGAACAAATTGGTCAATATAATACACATTTACAACTGTtaaacaataaaaataagatgaaaatgagtCTCAACGATCTTTTCCATTCTAACGATGCCTTAAATGATCAAATCAAGTATAATGATCTAGATTACCCATTCTATCTAcataatttgattgattttgaCATTATGATCTCAAATTTAACTCAGGAAGAAGTacttttaaaagaaatggaatttttgaaattgagatacctagaattgaaaaagttgcaGTCTAAAAGAATGAGTCAGAGTAATATGTCTAATAGTATCAATACTAATAAACTGGAATCTTCTCCTACTTCTAACGTGAAGACAGATAATGCCAATACAGAAGGTAAAATAAATGGTGCAGCTAACAATGAAACTAACGAAACTGGTTTCGAAAGTGAggatgaggatgatgaagatgaaaataatttcattaatcaacttcatttttctaTCTTAGAATCGAGAAAGCAAGAACAAATAGAAACCTTATCTCTCAAAGATAGACCAAGTGCTCTATTTCataagaattttttgattttacGTGACGATTATTTAACTGATTTCTACATGCAGTTTCAATTATTGATTAATAGTACTTTCAGTACCCAAATAAGAAATGATAATGGTAGAATTTCATCTCCAAATAACGGAGTTCTTTTGTTCCCAAATTATAGAATCATTCAAAGTTCCATCCAttatatcaatgaaaatctTTCAAGTTTACAACCTCTCTTACCATTTTGGCAAAATGAAAGCGATTTTAGTGCAGACCTATTGATCAAATCGAACGAAATCAATGTTTTTAAAATATCCATGGAACAACTCTCAAAATTGGGTATCTTAACcatatcattaattttagTGAagttatcaataaaattctCCATAAGTGTAAATATCAAAACTCAGTACGGTAAATTGCTGGATTCATTgaacaaaatcaatttataCCAAAACTTAATTGTAATCAAAGATGAATTACTCaagaatttaaagataTCAAATACAAAGGATATATCCattgtaaaatttctttccttctggaaatttttctatcaTGTTATCGATACTAACTCTATTTCTGCTGATAAAGtggaatttgatgaagatatttacTTAAGTTACAATAATTTGTTACCTAATGAATCAGAAGACGTTGAGAAAATTAAGCTTTGgaattttatcttcaaaaattaccttgaaagaaatttaagTGTCGGTATCTCCCCGGATCTAGTTCTTGACAACTATGAAGAAGAGCCTAAAGAAATATTCCacaatttaataataaagaataacgatttattgaataatattgatCTTCTTAAATCTGGGTTGGAATTGGTGAAGACGTTACACCTTAATACGACCCATAATacaatgatttcaattggTGAAGTtaaatcattaaaaaaGGCAGTtagaaataaatttgaagataaaatatcCAATAATAAAAACGATGAAAATACAATTAACAATATTCTCATATCACAGATTTATTACAAGATATCGATTTCATCAAACTATCTATTGATGCTAcaatatgaaaatgataataatctagtgcaatttcaaaaatcaatggttgaatttatcaaattgttaGAAACCGTGttaatcaatcaatttataAATCTAAACAATTCATTTGGTAAACTCAATAATtatgaatttttgtttatgAAAAGATCCATGGATTTAATTGAACTTATAGTGACAATTCTTTTTGCTTTACTATTACGTATCAAAGCATTGGGAATGCTTGACAGTTCCGATACGAATAATACTGATAATGAAGCTTTTATCAGATTTGGAAAACTAATGTTGGccatttttaataaagttGAAACTATGATTGTTGATTACAATAAAGTAACATCCAATGAAGTGATCAATAAGCTACTTATAACAATCAGGACAATGcaaatttttattcaaaaaaagcacaataacaataatagtAGTGTAATAACAAAGAATGGTTTCAGAAATGTGGAACCTGAAAGgatagaaaaatatatcagtactttgaagaatttctccaaattattaatcaatgatgaaatatACGAAACGAAAAAGCCAGGCTTGGATGAATTCAACGGTACTACAATTGACAACGAATTTGGTATCAGTgaacaaaatttcaaacaaGTTTACAGCTcattcttttaa
- the RPP1 gene encoding RNA-binding RNA processing protein RPP1 (similar to Saccharomyces cerevisiae RPP1 (YHR062C); ancestral locus Anc_5.332), translating to MLVDLNVKWPQESYEKPAVDADIERLRATLVTLSTLGYTHVVLNFTVNHSDKFPNNIKELNPMKIDERFEDIMRGTGLKIYSRITLIIDDPSKGQSLSKISQAFDIVAALPISERGLTLATTNLDVDLLTFDYGQRLPTFLKHKSICSCVNRGVKIEIVYGYAVRDIHARRQFVSNVRSVVRSSRSRGIVISSGSEGPLECRNILGVISLIKTLGLPSDKCTKAMGEFASLVLLNGRLRNKSHKQTIVVGGGKIDVVNDIEGIDNAKNIKIVKRSMDDDFSSKPHTKKQKN from the coding sequence ATGCTAGTTGATTTGAATGTGAAATGGCCCCAGGAAAGTTATGAAAAGCCTGCAGTAGATGCAGATATAGAAAGGTTGCGAGCTACTTTGGTAACGTTAAGCACGTTGGGCTATACTCACGTAGTATTGAACTTCACGGTGAATCACAGTGATAAATTCccaaataatatcaaagaattaaatCCCATGAAAATTGATGAGCGATTCGAAGATATCATGAGGGGTACTggattgaaaatttattctcGTATTACGTTAATTATCGATGATCCATCAAAAGGACAATCGCTTTCTAAGATATCACAAGCCTTTGACATTGTTGCAGCCCTACCTATCAGTGAAAGAGGTCTAACTTTAGCCACCACAAATCTGGATGTTGACCTTCTGACATTTGATTACGGACAGAGGTTACCTACCTTTCTGAAACACAAAAGCATATGTAGCTGTGTGAACCGTGGCGTCAAGATTGAAATAGTGTATGGTTATGCCGTTAGAGACATCCATGCAAGGAGACAATTTGTATCCAATGTGAGAAGTGTAGTGAGAAGCTCTAGGTCCCGTGGGATTGTTATCAGCAGTGGATCAGAAGGCCCCTTGGAATGTAGAAACATTTTAGGCGTAATAAGTCTTATAAAAACATTAGGTTTACCTAGTGATAAGTGTACCAAAGCTATGGGTGAATTCGCTTCCTTGGTATTACTTAATGGTAGATTGAGAAACAAGAGTCATAAACAAACAATCGTTGTCGGTGGAGGTAAAATTGATGTTgttaatgatattgaaggAATTGATAATGCGAAAAACATCAAGATAGTTAAACGCTCAATGGACgatgatttttcatcaaaacCACATACtaagaaacaaaagaattaA
- the SSZ1 gene encoding ribosome-associated complex protein SSZ1 (similar to Saccharomyces cerevisiae SSZ1 (YHR064C); ancestral locus Anc_5.335), translating into MSSPIIGIHFGNTSSSIAYINPKNDVDVIANPDGERAIPSVLSYVGEDEYHGGQALQQLIRNPKNTIVNFRDFIGLPFAECDVSKCANGAPAIELDGKVGFVISRGEGKEEQLTVDEVVSRHLNRLKLAAEDYIGQTIAKVVITIPTNFSADQKLALSEAASKVGLQIVQFINEPSAALLAHVEQFNIEKDCNIVVADFGGVRSDAAVIAIRNGMFTILSTVHDLNLGGDNLDTELVEYFAKDFEKKTKSNPRNNARSMAKLRSNAILTKKTLSNATSATISIDSLADGFDYHTSINRMRYELTANKVFSQFVSFINTVIEKTGLDNLDIDAVLLAGGVSFTPKLTSNLEFLFPESVEILGPQNKDASNYPNELSASGAALQARLIADYDDDELKDAAQPVVVNTLHLQKAIGFVDGNGEFVPVLLPETSYPVQKKITFSNAQGDLLLGVYEGKSYVEEKTLEPEQREEDEEDSEEWSDEEPETVREKHYKTTAKLMELGVKDVKKGLEVTFNVNKDSVLRVTARDLKTGAVTKGEL; encoded by the coding sequence ATGTCTTCCCCAATCATAGGTATACATTTTGGTAACACTTCCTCCTCTATTGCTTACATCAACCCAAAAAATGATGTAGATGTCATTGCTAACCCAGACGGTGAACGTGCTATTCCATCCGTTTTATCTTACGTCGGTGAAGATGAATATCACGGTGGTCAAGCTCTACAACAATTAATCAGAAACCCAAAGAACACTATCGTTAACTTCCGTGATTTCATTGGTTTACCATTTGCTGAATGTGACGTTTCCAAATGCGCGAACGGTGCTCCAGCTATCGAACTTGACGGTAAAGTTGGTTTTGTTATCTCCAGAGGTGAAGGTAAGGAAGAACAGTTAACTGTCGATGAAGTTGTTTCAAGACATTTAAACAGATTAAAGCTAGCTGCTGAAGATTATATCGGTCAAACTATTGCTAAGGTTGTCATTACCATTCCAACCAACTTTTCTGCAGACCAAAAACTAGCTTTATCTGAAGCCGCTTCTAAGGTCGGTTTAcaaattgttcaattcATTAACGAACCTTCTGCTGCCTTATTAGCTCATGTTGAACAATTCAACATCGAAAAAGACTGTAACATCGTTGTTGCTGATTTTGGTGGTGTCAGATCCGATGCTGCTGTAATTGCTATCCGTAACGGTATGTTCACCATCTTATCTACTGTCCATGATTTGAACTTAGGAGGTGACAACTTAGACACTGAATTAGTTGAATATTTCGCAAAGGATTTCGAAAAGAAGACTAAATCAAACCCAAGAAATAACGCTAGATCCATGGCCAAGTTGAGAAGTAATGCCATCTTAACCAAGAAGACTTTATCTAATGCCACTTCTGCTACTATTTCCATCGATTCCTTAGCTGATGGTTTCGATTACCATACCTCAATCAACAGAATGAGATACGAATTAACTGCTAATAAAGTTTTCTCTCAATTTGTTAGCTTCATCAACACCGTCATTGAAAAGACTGGTTTAGATAACTTAGACATTGATGCTGTCTTATTAGCAGGTGGTGTTTCTTTCACTCCAAAACTAACCTCTAATTTAGAATTCTTATTCCCAGAATcagttgaaattttagGTCCACAAAACAAGGATGCTTCAAACTATCCAAACGAATTATCTGCTTCAGGTGCTGCTTTACAAGCTCGTTTGATTGCCGATtacgatgatgatgaattgaaagacGCTGCCCAACCAGTTGTTGTTAACACATTACATTTACAAAAAGCCATAGGTTTCGTTGATGGTAATGGTGAATTTGTTCCAGTATTGTTACCAGAAACCTCTTACCCAGttcaaaagaagatcaCTTTTTCTAACGCTCAAGGTGACCTGTTATTGGGTGTCTACGAAGGTAAATCTTACGTCGAAGAAAAGACCCTTGAACCAGaacaaagagaagaagatgaagaagacagTGAAGAATGGTCCGATGAAGAACCAGAAACTGTTAGAGAAAAGCACTACAAGACCACTGCTAAATTAATGGAATTAGGTGTTAAAGATGTCAAGAAGGGTTTAGAAGTCACTTTCAATGTTAACAAAGATAGTGTCTTAAGAGTTACCGCCAGAGATTTGAAGACTGGTGCCGTCACGAAAGGCGAATTATAG